The genomic interval aaaaaaaactcccagggtgtataaaacattaacaatgtatGTGCCTGGTGTTAAAGTggcataaaaacaacaactttgtcTTCTTGCTGTTCATAATCAGCTATAAAAGGTTGATctaaaaatgtgcttttggaATGAGTTCCACAGTACTGTGCAGCACGACAGCCTGCTTCCATCTTCCACCAGCAGGAGCGGCTTCTTCTCTCTGGACTTCACAGCAGATCCCTCTGAATGCTGCAATGGAGACAAAACAGTAACGTGAGCAGCTGAGATCTCGTCGTGGCCACAACTCATCGTCACTCTTACTTAGAATTGTATGTTTACGcttcaaaaccccaaaacatcAACGATGATCAACAACCCTCGCCGCTTGTATTGGATGGATTAATGCCTCTCTGACCAACAGTTTCAAAACGAACCCATCACTTAACATGATAAGCGACGTACCTCTCCAGGTACTCGTGGACGTTGCCGTGGCCGTTGTAGCGGGCCAGTCCCACCAGGATGCCGGTGGCACAGCGGCCCTCCTTCTTACGGCACAGACTGCAGTTACACATATCTCTGCAGATGGGGCACGACCACGTCTGTGGGAGAAAAGGTCCACGTCTTCAACATTTTCAAATCACCTGCTTTCGCTTATTCCGGGAATGAACACTCAACAGGGTTTTTTTGTGATTCGTATTGGTTGCTAAGTCATGAATTTTCCTGTGATAACACATTGTGCCCAGTGGTTTGAATGAAAGCCAAATGCTCCCCAGAGCAAAAAGACAAGGAGAGCATTCAAACGGGGACCTAAAAACAAACTATGGCCTCTGAGACCAATGAGCACAATGTAAATATGTAACAGAAAAATATATAGAATCGAAAGGAAAAACCTTTCACACACAGAAGTGAACATGCTAATCAATGTAAGGTTACATTCACATTcttttgctttcatttaatTGTTCAGAAATTGTGCATAAGTTTCTCTAGGGGGGGCTCTTTGTTTGGCTGAGCAATGTAAGCCCACATCTCGTATATTATTCTCAGTATTCTCTTGTTGAATACTCAGTTCAGCTttgaatcaaaacaaaaggtGGACGTGGATGAGTTCCAATGTTTTCCAGATAAGATTCAAGGTgcttgaaaagaaaatatgaaaacatttcaataacGGGACGACTGAAAATGAATCTGAAAGCCTTTGAGATtctcttttaaatatattatttaaaaacaataacaggAAGGCAAACCCCTGATAAACATGAATATTATCTTGCTGTGTAAAATTAAGCCTGATATACATTTTAAGGGAGAACTCTTTGAAACACCAGACACATCAAAACAAAGgcctgtaaacaaaaataaaaatccctttGTTGTGAATTGTAGTCTTACGACATACCCtgttatatattatttactTGTAATGTTCCCTTAAGCTTTTATATATTTAGTAATGGGATCAAAAATCATgaagacaaatgttttttttcatttgtaactTGCACATGGCGAGTTGACGCGCGTGTTCGCACTGACCGGGTCGAGCAGCACATCGCGGACCTCCTCTCCGTAGCGGTTCTTCAGGCACGGCCCGCAGAACTGACCTTTGCCCCCCACACAGAAGCCGCTGCGACAAACCGTCTTGGTGTCCAGAGTCTTCTGTCGGCACTGGTGGCACGAGCTGCCCTGGAGCAACGGATGAAATGAAACGACAcacagtgaagaaagcagccGACCCAGAAACGCAGTGGAGTACAGAGCCGAGGCCAAGAGACGGGTGAAAGCCCGATGTGACTCACTGTGTCCTTGTCCCAGATCTTGTCTTTGCTGCGGTGAGCTATGTTGTCCAGGTCTTCTTGGGTGATGTCGTCAACTGACCTCACCGCATAGTGGCTCCTGCGGGAGCcgcggctccgcctcctcctcttcccaccCACCTCCTCGTCCACCTGCCCAATCACAACCAGCAGATTGAGAATAGTTGTGTTCAAGTCTCGTCATCATCTTATTTTTCAGATATTGAATTTGTAGAATGTCTGCTCGGATTAAAGTTAAGTATAAAAGTATGCATTCAGAATGTTACTTTAGTAAAAGTATTAGCATCCAAGGTTTTCATTGCATaattatttgttgtattttttatcaATAATCTGAATCTCCAAAGTAGCCAATAACTAATATTGTCAAAtaaacatacatacaaacaaacgtAAAAAGGAACAATATTCGACTGAAATATAGTGGACTGTATAATATAATGGAGTGTTCTTCATAGAACCAGCCTCTTCATTTATTCGACAGATGCATTGAACTtccatgtgggggggggggggggtcgtaccTCCACCAGTCTCCTGATGTCCACCGTCCTGGGGTTTCTGATGGCGAGTGGCTCGCTCTTCTCCACGCCAAAGTTCTCAGGAGGACGAGCTTTACGAGACGGGTTCCTCCTTTCAGACCCCATCTCTGGTTCCAACTTGCGTTTCCGTGGCAACGCTTTCTCCGATGCCCGcttctttttcttaaataaaacataacaatatgaaaatgtttaaaaacatgtcccacacaggtTCTATCATTTATAAttacagcttctttttttctgttgaaaaaACGGAGTCAGAGGACAAACATGAACACATATAAAAATATCTTTAATGATGAAGTTGTTGATTGTACCATGCGTCTTTAATCTCAAACactcaaaaaatgtaatctacATTATACACAGTTTTGTACACAAGGTGACCAAATATTTAATTACTGGCAACTTCTCGTTAATTGGTTCTACGTAATCAACATATTTCCACATTATTGTATCGttgcattcattttttgtaATGTCTTAAACTTAAAATAAGACATCCTTTAAAATTGGATTAAAGACAATTTAGCACCGTTTGTGTCGATTCGAATATTTCtcattgttgtgttttgtgtttctttttagccAATGTGGAGAAATGTATTGTGGCCTAGCTGAGGTTATAGTTAGTAGTAATAGTACTCACTGGAGGGGTGGTGGGCACAGTGAGGTCAGCCATGGTGCTCAGATCAGCAAACAGCTTGGCCAGCTGaaaggcagcagcagagaggagtgaAGGACATGCGACAAAGAGAATGTGGAGAAAACACCCAAAGGTTGTTGGTTCATTACCATGGCCTTGTTTTCCTGGATGTTTTTGTCTCGTTTCCGAAGGCTCTGAGACaggacctcctcctcttcatcttcctcctcctcctcttcttcatcctgctgctgcggCTTCATCCTTTGCCTTCCTCTGGCTCTCTGTGAAGGAGGAGTTTCTTTGACTGGCTTTTTggcatttttctcttttagttCCCGTTTGTGGGTAGACAATCTTTTGACAGGAAACCTGAGGGACAAGATTAAAATAAGAATCACCACATCTATCATCTGGGCCCTTGGATAACTGGCCAATACGATAAATAACATAGAAAACTAGGACGAATCTATAGAgaattaacctttttttaaaggccaAATCATAATGATTAGTCCCTCTATTTCTGGCTGATCAGGATTTGCACCATCAAAGGTGACGCGAGTAATTAACCTCACAAGTAGATAGAGAAGGACCCAAAGCCAAACCTTGCCTAGTCAAGACTAAAAACTAGATTTAGGAAGTGGACATTGTTGCTGTGAAGCCACCCATTAGTGTGCAGCCTGCTGTTTTAAAGCCTGGAGTTCACCGTTCTGGACATCGccattttagaaaatgttaaaacGCACTTTCGCATTGGCTTCACTTCCTTTGGTAAAAGACATGTTCATGCTGCATTTTAGGTTtttgtatcatcatcatcatcataacagTGCA from Gasterosteus aculeatus chromosome 10, fGasAcu3.hap1.1, whole genome shotgun sequence carries:
- the cdca7b gene encoding cell division cycle-associated 7-like protein isoform X1; the encoded protein is MIQHVCRQAPCFKSKFITAELARLFSQSDSEEDFEGFSEDEEEEDRRSFYTRRNAKLDSYENSDFDTGFYSDDEGAPPPKRRSLLVALRFPVKRLSTHKRELKEKNAKKPVKETPPSQRARGRQRMKPQQQDEEEEEEEDEEEEVLSQSLRKRDKNIQENKAMLAKLFADLSTMADLTVPTTPPKKKRASEKALPRKRKLEPEMGSERRNPSRKARPPENFGVEKSEPLAIRNPRTVDIRRLVEVDEEVGGKRRRRSRGSRRSHYAVRSVDDITQEDLDNIAHRSKDKIWDKDTGSSCHQCRQKTLDTKTVCRSGFCVGGKGQFCGPCLKNRYGEEVRDVLLDPTWSCPICRDMCNCSLCRKKEGRCATGILVGLARYNGHGNVHEYLERYVAYHHSEGSAVKSREKKPLLLVEDGSRLSCCTVLWNSFQKHIFRSTFYS
- the cdca7b gene encoding cell division cycle-associated 7-like protein isoform X2 is translated as MTLASKAPCFKSKFITAELARLFSQSDSEEDFEGFSEDEEEEDRRSFYTRRNAKLDSYENSDFDTGFYSDDEGAPPPKRRSLLVALRFPVKRLSTHKRELKEKNAKKPVKETPPSQRARGRQRMKPQQQDEEEEEEEDEEEEVLSQSLRKRDKNIQENKAMLAKLFADLSTMADLTVPTTPPKKKRASEKALPRKRKLEPEMGSERRNPSRKARPPENFGVEKSEPLAIRNPRTVDIRRLVEVDEEVGGKRRRRSRGSRRSHYAVRSVDDITQEDLDNIAHRSKDKIWDKDTGSSCHQCRQKTLDTKTVCRSGFCVGGKGQFCGPCLKNRYGEEVRDVLLDPTWSCPICRDMCNCSLCRKKEGRCATGILVGLARYNGHGNVHEYLERYVAYHHSEGSAVKSREKKPLLLVEDGSRLSCCTVLWNSFQKHIFRSTFYS
- the cdca7b gene encoding cell division cycle-associated 7-like protein isoform X3, whose product is MIQHVCRQAPCFKSKFITAELARLFSQSDSEEDFEGFSEDEEEEDRRSFYTRRNAKLDSYENSDFDTGFYSDDEGAPPPKRRSLLVALRFPVKRLSTHKRELKEKNAKKPVKETPPSQRARGRQRMKPQQQDEEEEEEEDEEEEVLSQSLRKRDKNIQENKAMLAKLFADLSTMADLTVPTTPPKKKRASEKALPRKRKLEPEMGSERRNPSRKARPPENFGVEKSEPLAIRNPRTVDIRRLVEVDEEVGGKRRRRSRGSRRSHYAVRSVDDITQEDLDNIAHRSKDKIWDKDTGSSCHQCRQKTLDTKTVCRSGFCVGGKGQFCGPCLKNRYGEEVRDVLLDPTWSCPICRDMCNCSLCRKKEGRCATGILVGLARYNGHGNVHEYLESIQRDLL
- the cdca7b gene encoding cell division cycle-associated 7-like protein isoform X4 translates to MTLASKAPCFKSKFITAELARLFSQSDSEEDFEGFSEDEEEEDRRSFYTRRNAKLDSYENSDFDTGFYSDDEGAPPPKRRSLLVALRFPVKRLSTHKRELKEKNAKKPVKETPPSQRARGRQRMKPQQQDEEEEEEEDEEEEVLSQSLRKRDKNIQENKAMLAKLFADLSTMADLTVPTTPPKKKRASEKALPRKRKLEPEMGSERRNPSRKARPPENFGVEKSEPLAIRNPRTVDIRRLVEVDEEVGGKRRRRSRGSRRSHYAVRSVDDITQEDLDNIAHRSKDKIWDKDTGSSCHQCRQKTLDTKTVCRSGFCVGGKGQFCGPCLKNRYGEEVRDVLLDPTWSCPICRDMCNCSLCRKKEGRCATGILVGLARYNGHGNVHEYLESIQRDLL